The Agrobacterium larrymoorei sequence ACCGCAAAGCGCCTGATGAGCGAAGTCACACCTGAGGCAAATTTCGCAGATATCATTCGCCGCATCTCGCAAGATGCCAAGATCAACTTCGAGGCCGTGGCCGGCAATCAGCCGCGCTACGCCTGGCCGGTCGCAGCATTCGCAGGCTTGCGCGTTACGCCAACCGGGCTGCAGTTCGCCGGGCTCGGCGATAGCGTCGTCTATATTCTTCACGATGACGGCCGCGAGGAAAATCTGATGGCCCTGCCCGACGCCTTCGAGCGTGAACAGGCCGCCGCGCGCGCTCATGTCGCGCGTCTCGGCGGCATCGGTGCGGCGGGCATGGCAACCAGCGATCCGGAAACGCTTGCCGAACTTCGGCGCAGTCGTGAAAAACAGAACACGGCGGACGGCACCGTCTGGTCACTAAGCCTCGTTCCGCAGACAGCCGACCACATTGTTACCGCCGCTATCGACATCTCCAGCGGCGCCACCGCCATCATCTGCTCCGATGGACTGGCCGATCTCGTCAGCCTTTACAACCAGTACACGCCCGGAACACTGATACGCCGCGCCGTCACCGCGGGCTTGCCGAGCGTGATCAAGGAGCTTCGCCAGTTGGAGCGAGAGATCGATCCTGAGGGCCTGCAGTACCCAAGGCTGAAACAATCGGACGACACGACTGCAATTCTGTGCAGGATCAACTAAAGCACGTCTCGTAAAAGTGTGCGGCGGCTTTGCGATAACGACGTGCGGCACAAGACGGATCTGAAGCGTCAGGAGCGAACCGGAGAGATCGCGACACGCTTTAAAAGAGCCTGTGACATCTGCTGACAAAAGACTTGAATTAGCGGCTGCTATACCGCATGGCACAGGGAACGATCCCTGAAAGAAGAAACCGCTTATGTCTCCCACCACGACCCCGGTTCCAGCCCGCGCGCTGAATGCGCAGGATTACAGAACGCTTGGCCTTTCCGCCCTCGGCGGCGCATTGGAATTCTACGACTTCATCATCTTCGTGTTCTTTGCGACCGTGATCGGCCATCTCTTCTTTCCACCGGACATGCCGGACTGGCTGGTGATGATCCAGACCTTTGGGATCTTTGCCGCTGGCTATCTGGTCCGTCCGATCGGCGGCATCATTCTCGCCCATTATGGCGACCGTTACGGGCGCAAACGCGTCTTCGCCTTCTCGATCCTGCTGATGGCGCTTTCCACGCTCGGAATGGCGCTGATGCCGACCTATGCGACGATCGGCGTTGCGGCCCCGATCCTGCTCATCGTGCTGCGTATGTTGCAGGGTGCGGCCATCGGCGGCGAAGTTCCCGGTGCCTGGACCTTTGTGTCTGAGCACGTTCCCTTCCGCTATGTCGGCCTCGCCTGCGGCCTGCTGACGTCGGGCCTCTCCTTCGGCATCATGCTCGGCTCGCTGATTGCCTTTGCCATCAACACCATCTTCACGCCGGAAGACGTGTCTGGTTATGCTTGGCGCATTCCCTTCCTCATCGGCGGTGTCTTCGGCCTGATCGCCGTCTATCTGCGCCGCTGGCTGGAAGAAACGCCGATCTTCACGCAGATGAAGAACTCCAAGTCCCTGTCGGATAAACTGCCGCTCAGCCTGGTTCTGAAGCACCATATGCGCGGTGTCGTGGTCTCGGCGCTGCTCACCTGGGTGCTGTCCGCGGCCATCGTCGTCACAACGCTGATGACGGCAACCTTCCTGCAGAAGCTCTATGGCTACACGCCAACGCAAGCCTTGGCAGGCACGAGCTTCGGTACGCTGTTCCTGATTTTCGGCGTCATCATCGCCGGCGCGCTGATCGACCGCATCGGCAGCGGTGTGTTCTTCATGGGCGCCAGCATCTTCTTCGGTATCGCCACCTTCACCTTCTATAGCTATGCCGGAACATCGCTCACCACCATGTTCGCACTTTACGCCGTCATGGGCCTATCCGTCGGCATGGCAGGCGCGGTTCCCTATGTCATGGTCCGCGCCTTCCCAGCATCGGTCCGCTTCTCAGGCCTCTCCTTCGCCTACAACGTCTCTTACGCTGTCTTCGGCGGATTGACGCCGGTGGCCGTCAGCACAGCGCTTGCGATCAACCCCATGGCGCACGCCTGGTATCTGGTCTTCATCGCCGTGCTCGCCTTCTTCATCGGGCTTTATCTTCACCTGCGCGGCAGCGCCGTGGAGAGCCATGTGGGCGTGGAAGAACTGGCGACGCTTCAAGGTCGGTAACGACATGACAAAAAGGGAAGCGGCGCGCTCGCGCCGTTCCCCATCAATCATGCAGTGGCGGGCATCTTGAAGGCCGACCCGAGCTTGTAGCCAATAAACGCCGCCACCAAAATGATCCCGATCAGCCAGAACAGGGGCTCGCCAGGCAGCACGACGCCATAGAAATCGACGTGGCTGTCCATCCTCTTTCCTTGCGAAATCATCGCATCGACCTGCGCAGGTGTCGGGGCACCGGCGATAGGCTGTCCGTCAAGCGTCGTCACGATATTGTATCCCGGCAACCCGGTCAGC is a genomic window containing:
- a CDS encoding MFS transporter, with product MSPTTTPVPARALNAQDYRTLGLSALGGALEFYDFIIFVFFATVIGHLFFPPDMPDWLVMIQTFGIFAAGYLVRPIGGIILAHYGDRYGRKRVFAFSILLMALSTLGMALMPTYATIGVAAPILLIVLRMLQGAAIGGEVPGAWTFVSEHVPFRYVGLACGLLTSGLSFGIMLGSLIAFAINTIFTPEDVSGYAWRIPFLIGGVFGLIAVYLRRWLEETPIFTQMKNSKSLSDKLPLSLVLKHHMRGVVVSALLTWVLSAAIVVTTLMTATFLQKLYGYTPTQALAGTSFGTLFLIFGVIIAGALIDRIGSGVFFMGASIFFGIATFTFYSYAGTSLTTMFALYAVMGLSVGMAGAVPYVMVRAFPASVRFSGLSFAYNVSYAVFGGLTPVAVSTALAINPMAHAWYLVFIAVLAFFIGLYLHLRGSAVESHVGVEELATLQGR